From the Pseudomonas sp. VD-NE ins genome, the window GACTCCAGCAAACCCTTGGGCAGTAACGCCGCCAACAACGGCAACGCGCGGCTGCCATTGCCGATTCGGATCAAGCGTGGCGGTTTGCTCTGCTGCACAGCCTTGAGTAACTCAGCGGCAAACTCCCTGGCCGGCGTCGGCTTGTCCTGCGACGCCTTGGCCCGCGCGCGAATGCCCTCACGCAGCGCAAACCACGGCGATTGTTCATTGATCAGTTGCTCGGCTTCATGCCCGGCGTTTTTGGCAAAACTCGATTGAATCGCCCCCGGCTGCACTTCCATCACACGTATGCCGAACGGCGCCAGTTCCATGCGCAGTGCATCGCTCAAGGCATGCACCGCTGCTTTCGAGGCGCAGTAAGCTCCGGCAAACGGTGTGACCAATACCCCGGAAACACTGCCGATATTCACCACCAATCCTTTGGCCCGGCGCAGGACCGGAAACAGTGCGCGCGTAACGCCGACGATCGAAAACACATTGGTTTCGAACTGGCGCTGCATGGCCGCCACACCGCCGTCGAGCAGCGGCCCCATGGCGCCGTAACCCGCATTGTTGATCAGCACATCGAGGCCGCCGTGTTGCTGGTTGATCCGCTCGCCAAGTTGCTCCAGCGCCGCGTTGTCGTTGACGTCGAGTTGCACGGCGATGAACCCGGCTGATGCCAGCAACGCCACATCTTCAGCCTTGCGCGCACTGGCCCAGACTTCGAAACCGGCGGCTTTGAACGCGTCGGCGAGGGCGCGGCCGATGCCGCTGGAACAACCGGTAATCAACGCAACGGGCATGGCGCTTTCCTTGTGCAAAAAATCGGGGGAGGGGATCAGTCGGAAAAACTACCTTGCAATCGCTCGGCGCGAAACTCCAGGGTTTGCGGGCGATAAGCGGGGCGTAGCGGCGGCATCGGCAGGCAGTCTTCCCAGTCGCCGCCGGCCTGCAGTTCGCCGGGACCGCGATAGCGCGGGGCGGTGTATTGGTTGTCGGCCAGATTGACCGTGTCACCCGGCGCATAGGCTGCGATGCGCCAGCGCAGTTCGGTCAGGGGCACGTCATTGCCGTTTTTCATTTTCAATTGCAGCGGACGATCGGCCGGGCATTGCTGCGGGGCATAGCTGATACGCATCTCAAGGCGCGCCAGTTGCTTGATCTCGCGGTTGTCCAGCCATACCACCCACATGGCCACGAAGCCCAGGCCAATCGCCGCCGCCACCGAAACCGGCAAGGCTTTGGCCGGGTAGCGCAACAGCAGGATCAACCAGGTGATGACCAGCAGAATGCCGATGAACATGTTGGAACGCTCCGTGAGTTCGTGGCCATCATCCT encodes:
- a CDS encoding multidrug transporter; protein product: MFIGILLVITWLILLLRYPAKALPVSVAAAIGLGFVAMWVVWLDNREIKQLARLEMRISYAPQQCPADRPLQLKMKNGNDVPLTELRWRIAAYAPGDTVNLADNQYTAPRYRGPGELQAGGDWEDCLPMPPLRPAYRPQTLEFRAERLQGSFSD
- a CDS encoding SDR family oxidoreductase, whose translation is MPVALITGCSSGIGRALADAFKAAGFEVWASARKAEDVALLASAGFIAVQLDVNDNAALEQLGERINQQHGGLDVLINNAGYGAMGPLLDGGVAAMQRQFETNVFSIVGVTRALFPVLRRAKGLVVNIGSVSGVLVTPFAGAYCASKAAVHALSDALRMELAPFGIRVMEVQPGAIQSSFAKNAGHEAEQLINEQSPWFALREGIRARAKASQDKPTPAREFAAELLKAVQQSKPPRLIRIGNGSRALPLLAALLPKGLLESTLMKRFGLRRNL